Proteins encoded in a region of the bacterium BMS3Abin02 genome:
- the cnrH_1 gene encoding RNA polymerase sigma factor CnrH, with product MAPEEAAERFTRLYAATYADVLAYALRRTTSRQDAEDVVSATYLTAWRRLDDVADARVPLAWLYRVAAGHLANQRRSGGRFAALRIRLFSVPVPQRSNNPADAAVAEADAALVLAALATLSAGDQELLRLTAFEGLSPADIAAAWGVPSRLVRVRLHRARRRLEAALDRQAGGSSMKRTSPGGHNEMRTSPSGASPDNDREDDERPT from the coding sequence ATGGCACCGGAGGAGGCTGCGGAGCGGTTCACCCGCCTGTATGCGGCGACGTACGCCGACGTGCTGGCGTATGCGCTCCGTCGGACGACCAGCCGCCAAGATGCCGAGGATGTGGTCTCCGCCACCTATTTGACGGCGTGGCGGCGTCTCGACGACGTTGCCGACGCGCGAGTTCCGCTGGCCTGGCTGTACCGGGTCGCCGCGGGACATCTTGCCAACCAGCGCCGCAGCGGCGGACGGTTTGCCGCCCTCCGGATCCGCCTCTTCTCAGTCCCGGTGCCGCAACGGTCCAACAATCCAGCTGACGCCGCCGTCGCTGAGGCCGACGCCGCCTTGGTGCTGGCCGCGTTGGCGACCCTGTCTGCCGGCGATCAGGAACTGCTGCGACTCACCGCATTCGAAGGGCTTTCCCCTGCCGACATCGCCGCCGCGTGGGGTGTCCCCTCCCGCCTCGTCAGAGTGCGGCTGCATCGAGCGCGCCGTCGTCTCGAGGCGGCCCTCGATCGGCAGGCCGGTGGATCCAGTATGAAACGAACGTCCCCTGGTGGACACAATGAGATGAGGACTTCACCATCGGGCGCTTCGCCCGACAACGATCGAGAAGACGATGAACGACCGACCTGA
- the xerC gene encoding tyrosine recombinase XerC: protein MAAIGEGSGLSVDGPPHNTPVCIRNDQIGAGRVDALIDHRPVIGDLVDDLTGGHVHHLAAILEQAVDDGLIGRNPARRTELPRATEPERRYLTAKQVTRLAEAMPTRQHATMVYVLAYGGLRWGELVALRRGRVDSLRRTLQIAQSATEVAGYLEFGTTRTHQSRIVHLPAFVSELLGRHLEDIEDKPEAFVFPAPRGGPLRYPNMRKAVWDRARDQAEGDLADITPHDLRHTCASLMRATGADVKAIQQQLGHRNATITLNTYTHLFEGDLAAVMDRLDTKTASKTRPERVLREVVDLPQQAQNPR from the coding sequence ATGGCCGCCATCGGCGAGGGTTCCGGCCTCTCCGTCGACGGACCGCCACACAACACGCCCGTCTGCATACGCAATGATCAGATAGGCGCCGGACGGGTCGATGCTCTGATCGACCACCGACCCGTCATAGGCGACCTCGTCGACGACCTCACCGGAGGCCACGTCCACCACCTCGCCGCCATCCTGGAACAGGCCGTCGACGATGGCCTCATCGGCCGCAACCCCGCCCGCCGCACCGAACTCCCCCGAGCTACCGAGCCCGAGCGCCGCTACCTGACCGCCAAACAGGTCACCCGCCTCGCCGAAGCCATGCCCACCCGCCAACACGCCACCATGGTGTACGTCCTCGCCTACGGGGGACTCCGCTGGGGAGAACTCGTAGCATTACGCCGTGGTCGAGTGGATTCTCTCCGTCGCACGCTCCAGATAGCACAGTCTGCGACGGAAGTCGCCGGGTACCTCGAGTTCGGAACGACAAGGACCCATCAGTCGCGAATCGTGCACCTTCCGGCCTTTGTTTCCGAGTTGCTGGGCCGGCATCTGGAGGACATCGAAGACAAGCCGGAAGCATTCGTGTTCCCCGCCCCGCGCGGAGGGCCACTGAGGTACCCGAACATGAGAAAGGCTGTCTGGGATCGTGCGCGCGACCAGGCCGAAGGGGATCTCGCTGATATCACACCCCATGATCTCCGCCACACCTGCGCATCCCTCATGCGGGCTACCGGCGCCGACGTCAAAGCCATCCAACAACAACTCGGACATCGCAACGCCACCATCACCCTGAACACCTACACCCACCTCTTCGAAGGTGACCTGGCGGCCGTGATGGACCGTCTCGACACCAAAACCGCGTCCAAAACGCGTCCTGAGCGCGTCCTGCGCGAGGTCGTCGACCTTCCTCAGCAAGCACAAAACCCCCGCTGA
- the sigA gene encoding RNA polymerase sigma factor SigA, giving the protein MESFHDLIEVLAKRARQRGFVTVGEIQQELEDLKAPVEAFDHVADRLRNHDVRIEEDSEDVLDIRVVEDDLMAVSDPVRMYLREIGRVALLTPQQEVELAMLHELGRRAAERLESEDASLSAEDRAILERDRHRGDTAQQRLVEANLRLVVSIAKRYVGRGMPLLDLIQEGNLGLMRAVEKFDYRKGFKFSTYATWWIRQSVTRALADQGRTIRVPVHMVETINKLAHAQRRLLQVLGREPTIAEIAAELEVDPDRVSELRRIAQDPVSLETPLGEEDDSTLGDFVQDPEADVPVEAAAFKLLQEYVAHALEELNDRERQVIVMRFGLEDGRVRTLEEVGKHFSVTRERIRQLETKALAKLRHPARSKRLEGFLGDD; this is encoded by the coding sequence TTGGAATCGTTCCATGACCTGATCGAGGTCCTTGCCAAACGCGCCCGCCAGCGCGGGTTCGTGACCGTGGGCGAGATCCAGCAGGAACTCGAAGACTTGAAGGCGCCTGTCGAAGCGTTCGATCACGTCGCCGACCGGCTGAGGAACCACGACGTACGTATCGAGGAGGACAGCGAGGACGTTCTCGACATCCGCGTCGTCGAGGACGACCTGATGGCAGTCTCGGATCCCGTGCGGATGTATCTGAGGGAGATCGGGCGAGTTGCGTTACTCACCCCGCAGCAGGAGGTCGAGCTTGCGATGCTGCACGAGTTGGGGCGACGTGCCGCAGAGCGGCTTGAAAGCGAGGACGCGTCGCTCAGCGCCGAAGATCGGGCGATTCTCGAGCGTGACCGACACCGAGGCGACACCGCGCAGCAGCGACTCGTGGAGGCGAATCTTCGGCTGGTCGTGTCCATCGCCAAGCGGTACGTGGGACGCGGTATGCCGCTCCTGGACTTGATCCAGGAAGGGAATCTCGGCCTCATGCGTGCAGTGGAGAAATTCGACTATCGCAAGGGTTTCAAGTTCTCGACGTATGCGACCTGGTGGATCCGACAGTCGGTGACGCGGGCCCTCGCCGACCAGGGGCGGACCATCAGAGTCCCGGTGCACATGGTGGAGACGATCAACAAGCTTGCCCACGCGCAGCGGCGCCTGTTGCAGGTACTCGGACGAGAGCCGACGATCGCAGAGATTGCAGCCGAACTCGAGGTGGACCCCGACAGGGTCTCCGAGCTTCGTCGCATCGCTCAGGATCCGGTATCGCTCGAGACCCCGCTCGGGGAGGAAGACGACTCCACGCTCGGCGATTTCGTGCAGGATCCGGAAGCCGACGTTCCGGTCGAGGCGGCAGCTTTCAAGCTGCTTCAAGAGTACGTCGCGCACGCGCTCGAAGAACTCAACGACCGGGAACGACAGGTCATCGTGATGCGGTTCGGTCTCGAGGATGGGCGGGTGCGCACGCTCGAAGAGGTCGGGAAGCATTTCAGCGTGACCAGAGAGCGGATCCGCCAGCTCGAAACGAAAGCCCTGGCGAAACTGCGGCATCCGGCTCGGTCGAAGCGGCTCGAGGGCTTCCTCGGCGACGACTGA